The window TGCTCCTAGCTTTCACacttgttgtaacaagctgagcatgggcgatgtatatgctccagcttgagggggagtgttgagttttTAGGGCTATTTTGATCTTTGATCTTGTGGACTAtgtcactgttcacgtgaacaatatCGTGAACGGGGATATTTTAGTCCCcatgttatttttattgatgattattataaattataaatagaggagggGCCTGCGGTTAGGTATTCTATTCTAGCCGCAGGCAGCTTCCCACGACTTTGgctgtctcttctctttcctttctccttgCCTTGGTTTGGTTGCAGGATTCTGGTTTTGTAACAGTTTTATTATTTCCTAGTTAGGCTAGACTTAGACTTCTATTTGTAATTGAGCTTTATATATACGTGATGAGAGGGAGTGCTAAAGATCATCGACTTGTTAGTTTCTTTAGCAGTCTCGACTTCtccctcaatctctctctctcggttctcGTCTTCTTCACTTGTTCTGGTTGCTAAGCTTTTgtcacagattcaattccattttttgttttcagattaccttttcttgtttcttatcttattttattcatCATTTTTGTGCCCTGTTTTATTCTTCCCATATGAATAGTGTATTTCAGATACCTGATAAGGATTGTTAATTTAGATCTTGTTGATTTCAGATACAACTTTCTGAGCATGAAAGTGAACTTATTGAGATGAACACAAATGGAGAGAAATTGCGACAAGCTTATAATGAACTCTTGGAATTCAAGATGGTATTGCAAAAGGTATATGCATTCTTGTAAGGTCACCAATCTTGAGAAATTTTGATTTGGGGGCGTCTTTCTGTTGTCATCCTTTGGGTATTTGGCTATATTTGCTATCTTTGCATGTTGgagccttttttattttttaatttgtagCAGAATTATAAATTTAGGATAAataccatgttttttttttgctttacaCTCACAATTGTTCTCTCTTTTGAGACTCGTAATTAAatttagggaaatttacgaaacaccccctgaaaatgggctgatactcagatcaccccctctacactaacggtgttagtctgctgttagctATTGGTGTAAAagtactattttacccttgtaataatcattagaattaaatttacaatactatcctttccttcatcttcaacctaaaatagcCCACTGCCTCTGCTTCGCCCAGGCAGCATCGCCGCTGCTACCTGAAGCTTCGTTCTCTCCATCTGAAGCTTTACTTGTTCATTGGTAGAGCGAGAGAAGACAAGACAGGAGCTTTGAGATCGATATGGTCTATATATCTCtcttaagaattaagatttcaAAGTCCGGTTCATTGATCGACGGGGATAATGAAGCAGGAGAGCTCATACAGAGATCCAATGTCCGCTGTAGAccaaatctctttcttttttctgggTGTCTCCCCCCGATTGAGAATGAAGTTGTTATTGATCAAAGATGAACTGATGGAGGTTTGATGACTTTGTAACAAGACTAAAACCTCCCCAGAAAGATATCACAACCTAAACTATTGATAGCGAACCAGCGGACAAAAAGGAGGAGCACACGGACCATAACCAGTAACAAGAACCCATTCATCATAAGCAAACCCTAACCATACAAACACCCTAAAACATCactagaaaccctagtttctccaGCTTGAGTAACGATCAcctccgccaccgccaccgccaccaccaccacttccgtAGCCACAGTCACCACCACGGCTGTATCCACCACCGCCTCCACCTCTGTAGCCACCGCCGCCACCGCTGCGAtaaccacctccaccaccgccACGGCCACCCCTGGTCTGGGCCTGGTTGACGGTAATATTCCTACCATCAAGATCCTGTCCGTTCATCCCTTCAATAGCATCCCTCATCGATTGCTCATTGCGGAAAGTCACGAATCCAAAATCTCTGGATCTCCTAGTCTCACGATCGCTGATGATCTTTGATTCAATAATGTTGCCGTATTGACTGAAAGCCCTCTCTAAGGCTTGGTCATCGGTCACCCATGCAAGGCCACCAATGAAGCAACGGAACTCAACATCTGCAGATGCCATTGCTGAAGAAGAGAATTGGAACaatgaacaagaaaaaaaaaagcaaagaaaccGAACAAGAGCGGAAGAACAAGAGGAGGATCAAAATCCGCCTTAGAAAGCACCAATAAAAGTTGAAAGCAAATGGAAGGAAAATTATCAGTTTTTCCTGATTTGTTTTCTgggttcttcttcttggatATACCACCATTACAGTCTATTACAGTATAGTTTCTCTTTATTGGAGAGCAAAAGATGGTTTCTTTTTTCCCATTCGGTTtagcaatttggggaagaaggagagggaatattccctctccaattccttattttaattaagaaaaaaaaaaagagtacatgTTGGGTTTGTAGATCtaaaggtaaaatagtaattatactcttctcaagggtagtttagggttttcaaaaaatttaactaactgacttcatcagttaactaacggtagggtctaatttgagtatagggttctaatacagggggtgatctgagtattttcaaatatgagggggTCATCTGAGTATcggcccattttcagggggtgtttcataaattttcctTAAATTTATAATTAATGTATGGGTATCTTAATAATATGGAAtcattctctttcatttcttttcatcttGAGTTGATCTTTGGTGGAATGCTGATGGACCTTTGGAATATAAGATGGTTATTTTTCCTTTGCATATTTATGTCCTCTTGATAACCAATGAAACGAATGtaggtacaacaacaacaacaacaaactcgaccttatcccaacttaatagggCTGGcgacatggatccaaacaaaacagagTAGGGAAAACAaagttctaaccaaaaaaagggaaagaaaggagGGGACAGGAGACATGGGGCAAGACATGAGAAAtgaataaaaaggagaaaaaaaagggaaaacaaagcaataaaagatgggaaatagatacaaaaagatgaaagatagtaagacaAAAGAGGTACAACCCAACatgtcaggagaatctcagctaaatggggtttgcgacatgaatccttgccctcCTATAGGCTTTGTCTGAgatcatacttggtacaagccctagactatgcatgtccttcgtcacttctcctatggtcattttaggtctgctcctagctcttttagctccttcaatcagaatcatatcactcctccttactggggcatccctaggcctccgttgaatatgaccataccaccttaaacgactctctcggagcttgtcattgatcggggcaactcccaagttcGATCTTGTatgttcattccgtactttatccttccttgtttttccacacatccatcttaacatcctcatctctgctacacaaagcttatcaatatgacacttcttagcTGCTCAACATTATGCTCCGTACATCATGGCAGGTCAAACaatagtcctatagaactttccttttaagctttaaaggaatacgtcgatcacatgatactctggacgcacctctccactttatccatcctactttaattctctgtgaaacaccatcctctatgtcaccttctttatttatgatagaccctagatatctaaaatagtcactttgtggtatctctctttcctcaattcgcaccatattaGTATCCCTcgtagtgtgactaaaattacacatcaaatactccgtcttcgttctactaatctcaaagcctcttgtttccaaggttaacctccaaagctctaacttagagttaatcccttcttttgtctcatccaccaaaacgatatcatcggcaaagagcatacgccatgggacctcatcttggatgctCTTGGTTatatcgtccatgataagcgcaaaaagGTAAGGACTTAAGGCTGAaccttgatgtaatccaattgtaattgagaattccttgccctgacctcccacagatctcacactagtcactacGCTCTCATAGATATCTTTAATGACATCCACATATTTTCTTGGTACCCCtttcttcactagaacatgctGGATTAGATATCTAGGGACTCGCTCATAAGCTTTTTTCAGGTCAATAAataccatatggagatccttcttgctatctctatatctttccgtaagcctcctcaataagtaaatagcttctgtcgtggatctacctggcataaagccaaattggctCATCgggatatgagtctctcttctcaaacgggcttcaataaccttctcccaaagtttcattgtgtggctcattagctttatgcttctgtagttattgcaactttgaatatcacctttatttttgtaggctaggactacaatgcttctcctccattcatctggcatcttccttgtgttcataatcctgttaaactgcttggttagccaataaaccccacaacctCCTAAGGTTTTCAACACTTTTATTGGAATCTCATTTGGATCTGTTGTTTTGCcttctttttcatctttcttagggcttctttaacttccgtCACACTAACCTTTCTTACATATCTATGATGTGTGGTATTATGTTGAGTAGAGTACTCGTCTTGGTCAATTCTActcgacctatctccatttagtaggtcacagATATACTCGTCTCATCTCTTACTAATACTCTTCCATCATCACCCTTGATACACCTCACTtgatcgaaatctctactcttcctttctctcatcttggCTATCTTATATATggctttttcccctttttttgtgtttaggttgatatagagatcctcataCTTCTTCGCCCTAGCCATCCTCACAATCTTCCTATCTTCGTTTCTAGGATCAtaatacctctttttatcctctgtttccttagtcctttgccaagttttaaaacacactttcttggtcttaatagCTGTTTGGACCTCAtcgttccaccaccaagtctccctaggggctTGGCGACTACGCTTCGCTTCCCCTAGcacatctttggcaaccctcttaatacaagtcatcatctcgtcCCACGTCGCATTGGTGTCTCCTTCGTAGCCATTCCAATATCATGAATGCATATATGTGTATGTTATTTGCTTTGTAAGTCTATAATTGTCATTTGTCATATATAATTGGAATTTTGTTCGGACAAGATGGTGCGTGCTCTTTcactttctcttattttttgtttgtgtctcggttcttcttcttatattagaaaccctaatttcaacttatccctttcctttcctttcatcTTATTAGAGACCCTAATGTCAACCTATCAAATTCAACtctcttttactttctttttttttgtacttcGGGGTAGTTTTCTCTTCCATCCTTAAGAATCTTGACTTCTTAAAACAAACAGAAAAAGTTGGTGGTTTGGTTAAAAGAAGTGTTTAGGTGGGTGGAAGGCTGTCAGGTGGAGGAGAATTTTGAGGCATCTTAGTGGCTATAGACTATTGCATTATCAGTTCACAAAGAagttcaaaaaaagaagagacttTTTTCCAAGGGGCTGCTGTGCAGTGAAGACAATAGTGGCCTTTAGAATCTAAAAGTTCTGATGCGAGCAATAGATGAAGGCATGTAATGTCAAGTTATTGTCTATATAAATGGGGAATTATTGGCATTTGAAGGTTGCGATACTCTGCTTATCACTGTGTCTTTCTTGAAGAATTGGTTTGTTAGAGTTACTTATCTAGACTACAAATGGAAATACCAGCTCTTAGGAAATAATTTATAGACTTCtatatcctttttctttctaaaaaattAGCTTTATACCCTCTTTTTACTATAACCATCCTCCTCCTGCTGCACATTGATCATAGCATTCCATGGGTTGTATGGTGCACTTTGAGACAATGATCAAGTCTTATTATGACTCTTTGGTCCTCTACTGAAGGACTTGTATGTTGCAGATCAATGTGTTGTCTCACAGGCCACAGCACATTGCTAATGAGTCATTGTCTCTGTCTTTCACTGTCAAGAAGGATTGGACCATCAAAACCGCAATCCTCTAATTTAGAAGACTCACAAAATATAATAAAGATGAAGCAAATAGTAGGATATAAAGTTTTCATCTCTTTGTTGAGTCCAAGATGAAACTGAGTTTTTAGTTGTTATAAGATTGTTGCTGTTGCAAGGATTTAAATCTTGGTATGCAGACCGGATCAGACACTACTGATCCCAACCCTGGATTGGCTGATCTTGCCCATTAGGAGGGCTGAATGTTTGCTAGTACCTGAAAAAGGTTGTTCCTTGCTTCCATGGTTCCTTGTGAAAATTGTCACATCTGATGCTGCAGACAAACCTATATTGAAGTGCAGTGTAGTTATTATTTATATCTCAAATTTTGACACTGAGGACAAGATTTTCAAAAGGATAAAGACAATAGAGGAAATTATTGAATCCAAAAATGTTATggtaaattttgaggatgagtaTAATTGTGAAGTCTCTGTAAGTTCgactttgctgctgctgccaagTTTCCATTTTATTAGTCGATCAATTTTTGGGCTttgttaataatttttttttcatcctgAATCAATCAACCTTTGCCATGGTCTGGTATCAACTAACTGTTATGTCTTTTCATGGGTGCTATGTTGTTGTCCATATGTGTGTGATCTTTGACGATCTTTAGTCTTTTGCATTTCTAAATAATCTTTCTTAGGCTGCATTGGATACACTTCCACTTGTTTTTGTTGTAAGATTGCTTTagtatttcagaattttttgttttatttatatttgttgAAAACATAAAAGCATGTTGGTAATCGAAAACAAAAACACACTTTCAAATGACCTAATAGTGGAAATAATGATTCTTTCCAGGATCTGAGAACCCATGCACTTGACCATAAGTTGGGTTACACCCGACAGTTACCCGTTGTTGGGCTTCTAAGAAATTTTCACATGATTATTACACCAgcaattgttttttctttttttgtcccCCTTCCTATGATGCAGAATTCAGGAACAAGTAGCAATGCCgggagaataagaagaagaaaggattaGAATTTGACCCACCCTGAAGCCTAATCATGGGCCCAGTTTGggtcttatttttttatttttatttattgttaaGTTGTCTAATTAGACTGGTTTAGGCTGCTGTAAATCCAGTTCTGGTTTAAGTCAGTATTCTTTCTGTCAGTTTCCTAGCTACATTAGGAAGACTCCAACAAATATGGCCTGCGATTGGTGGGTTTCCCAGTTTATTTTAGTTCCGTTTTTCCCCTTGTTTAGAGTCTGAGACAGCTTTACTTAAAGCCTATAAATAAGTGTAAAGGGCTACAGCCATATCCCTACCCATCGAATTCTATGAATGAAAAAGATGTTATTCTGTTCTGGTTCTGTAGAGTTCAGGCCAAGCTCTTCTAGATTCAAGGGTGTTTGCTCAGTGGATTCTGAGTGTTACTTCTTTGGATTCAGAAGTGGGTTTTGATGGATTCTAAACCTGCAAGTTGGGTGGATTCCTGATCTGATTCTACTATTCTTTCTCAAGTTTCAAGTAAAAAATTCTGAACTTTGATTACCCTGCGATTTCTATTTTCAGATTCATAGTGCTCTTAACTAGTAATACACTGCTAATCTGAAACTGATTTAAAACTGCTTATTTTCCCATCAAATTCTTTTTCTGAATCTTAGATTtacttttctgttttaaaatcAATGATTCTAATCGATTTCTAGTATCCTACTTGAAGTCCAAATGTGCAAATCCTAACTTTCTGGTTTGATCTTCTCCATCTAGTTTCTGTTTACTGTTTCTGGTTTTAGTTTGTTGCTTCAGTAAATAATCAGACACTTGAATTGATTCTGTTTAAACTTGTAAAACTCTTCTATTGATTATACaggtttcagatttttttcttgTAGTAGGATTCTTTTATATATTGCAATCTGACCATTAGATTCAAATCATACTTTGCAGACTTATTCCTTCTGTTAAACAGGATACCTGACCAGAATTTCAAGCTAATCTGACTagtattcttcttcttattttctccTAAATCTGGTTGTTCCTTATTCCTGCAAGTCTTCTTTTACTCGAGGTTTCTAACCCTAATCCCttaggtaactagattaccccTTATCCTGGGCAGCATTGGTCCTTAAACAAAATCCTTGTGTGATGCACAAAACAAACCAGGAAATGATCCAAAGCCTCATGATTTCATTCATGACGACCTTGTTTTGCCTGATTGGCTGTTGTTTAGAAGATGAGTTTTGGATTGTTGTATTTTTgtatggaaaagagaaaaggataaCAAAATTCTCTAATGCTGTAATATCTTTTGTATGGAATGAAAGTACAATTTTTGGAAGAGAAAAACCCATCAGCAATACAGTCCAGAGAACTCAAATGATGAGCCTAATCAGGGTGGCTTGAAAAGAGAAGCTTGATTTTGAGGTGATTCCAATGCATTCATCCAGGCCACTTGAAGGGGATACCATCTAGGTTGTCCATACTGCAGTATTTAGAGcaaattcttaatttttttggtgaaaaaataGTTATTGCTACCAAATGTTATGTTAGGAATTTGTAGGCCTAATCCAAAGTTTTGAATTGGTATTTTGTAGGGTAAAATTCAGATTATGATTTTATTCATGGTAGAATGACCGAATGCCATACTAGATTTCATAAAGCATTTTTCGATGGTTATCTATTGAATCTAACCATTCCTAGATGTCTACGTGTGCTCAATGTTGCAGTACCCCAAATTTCATATTAACATTCCAGTTAGCTTTCAATGATTTTGTTGGCATAATTCAATTTTCCTAGAGCATGAAATGTACTAATTCTTGACATTTAATTCCTTACTTGAGGTGATTTGGGTCTTAGATTCAGGTGCACTTGGTAGTGTGAACCTCTCCAGTAAGCAAACCCAAGCTACCTCTTGCGTAAACTCTATAGAATGCCTGTCCGAGAGTGTATGACTGTGTAATGGCTGTTTCTCTTGTTATACTTGCACCTCTTATATTTTAACATTCAAAGTACCAAATGATGTTTTAAAGCCCATGTGCCACACTGCAACATAAAGCTATTTCCTGGAAAAGGAATACAGGGGAACTGTTTCCTTCTTTCCAAAAGTATCACCCCTCCCCCCAAACTTTTCCTGCGCAAGGACATTTTTGAAATAGGTTACCCTCCACCCTCCCACCcaccaaaaaaagaagcatCATACCTCTCTACTCCTATCCACGTGTTACCTAAGTTGATGCACTTGGTCTCTGGGCCTACAAACTTAAGGCACTGCTCTAACTGAATTTGTGCCATCTGGTATAATTCCCTGTCCGGTAATATTTGAATCGTTGTCAAACTGCAATATTCATGCTGCCTTTCCTTGCATactctcttcattttttttgtgtacATTTTTCAAGATATTTCTTTTTGTCAACTGCATTACACCAGATGGTTCTTCCTTGACTTTCTGTTATATGGTGTACTTCTTATAGTTCTCTGTCACTTAATCTTTTCTACCACTTTGCAATTTGTTGCTTTTCCTGCccctcatattttttttattccaggCAGGTGGCTTCCTTGTTTCAGCTCAAAGCCATACAGTTGCACAGGACCGAGAATTAGAGGAAACTGTATATTTAAACAATCACCATATCGAAAGGACATCATTACTTGAACAGGTGCAGTATTGTGTTGCAGCAGTAGCGTAATTATTTTTCTGCAACCCCTCACTCTGGTTCCATCTGTTaaagcatatatatattttttttgcagGAAATGCAGCCTGGGCCATCAAACCAAGCTGGTTTAAGATTTATTAGTGGTATTATTTGTAAGtctaaaattttaagatttgaGAGAATGCTATTCCGTGCTACGAGAGGCAACATGTTTTTTAATCAGGCACCAGCTGAAGAGTATGTCACAGATCCTGTATTGGCTGAAAAGGTATAACCCTTTAGGTtgatatagagatcctcatatttcttcgccctagccATCTCCACAATCTTCCTAGCCTCGTTTTTGGCATTGGGACTGCTCTAGCAGCTGTTCAGGCAATTGATATTGTCTGACTGTAAAATGGTAGACTTTTTAGGATGTTCATCAAATATGTTCTAGTTTCCTAAGTATTCTGAGCCCCCATACTAGTTCTTTAATCTTACCTAACAAACCGCAATAAACAAACATTTTCAGGTTAGGACAGAGGTTATGTTCAGTTGGGATTTTCCGCCCCAATTTCAAGAAATAATTGGGTTGGACTCAGGTTGCACGTACATTTTCAGGCTAAAAACCTGTCTAAAAACTTTAGGAAAACCATATTTTCCAAATACAATCTTCATTTTATCCCCTCCCCTCATTAACTACAACTACAAGCATTAGCGATAAAAGAAGTGGACAGTAACAAAAGCAAAacccgggaaaaaaaaaaaaatacgagGACATTTGGACCAACCACTTTGTAAAATCAAGAAGGAAAAATGGAATCCTCCAGCTAAATTAAAGATGGAATTCAAAAGGGCAAATATTTGGATCAGCACTAATGTGGTTGATATGGAGGGAAAGTAATCATAGGGTTTTTGAGGGATACCCATTCCAGTATATACAATTGTTTTGGCGTGCAAGTAAGATATAGATGGGCCCCTCGTAGCTTACTCTCTTCTTTGGGTTGGTTGTCTTTCCTATTCCCACCACCTAACAAATCTCCATTAACCCacagaaagagggggggggggggggaggaggacgGAATCAATTATCAGAACTATAACTTTAATTGATATAATAGATCAGTCATTGGAAAACCTGTTACTTTGAATGTCTTATGGCTGAAAAAGACAACAATCATGACTGGTCATTACAAGgataacaagaaaaaatagTCAGGTTGACTCGGGAAACATTTAAGGTGACAAATCACAACCTAGCCTGAGTTCATGCTAAGTTTTTACTCACAGAGTTGAAGGCAAACCAGATCCAACTGATTGCAACTACTAAACACGATAGTGAAGAACAGAAGCTATTTTCTGATAATAGAACaaacttcaaaattttcagaTATTGAAGATGGCATTCTAAAACAACACAATGTGgtagaagttaaagaagccttaagaaagatgaaaccAGGCAAGACAGCAGGCCCAAATGAGATTCctatagaagtgtggaaaaccctaggaggtcgtGGGATATTTTGGTTAACCAACCTGTTTAACatgattatgaacacaaggcaGATGCttgatgaatggaggagaagcattgtagtcccgatatacaaaaataaaggtgatatccaaagctgcaataactaaagaagcataaagctaattagTCGCACTacgaaactttgggagaaggttattgaagttCGTTTGAGGAGAGAAACTCATATTTAGATGAAACAATTTGGCTTTATGGTAGGTAGATCCACGaaagaagctatctacttattgaggaggctcatggaaggatatagagatagcaagaaggatctttATATGGCTTTTATggacctggaaaaagcctacGACCGAGTCCCTAGGGATTTAATTCGGCATGCTCTAGTGAAGACAGGGGTAACGAGTAAATATGTTtgtgtaattaaagatatgtacgaggttgtggtgactagtgtgagatctgtgggaggccagggcaaggaatttCCAATTGCGATTGGGTTACACCCgggatcaactttaagcccttatttttgcccttatcatggacgacataaccaagagcattcaagacgaggccCCGTGGTggatgctcttcgccgatgatatcgttttggtggatgagacaaaagcagggattaacactAAGTTAGGGCGGt is drawn from Telopea speciosissima isolate NSW1024214 ecotype Mountain lineage chromosome 1, Tspe_v1, whole genome shotgun sequence and contains these coding sequences:
- the LOC122666131 gene encoding glycine-rich RNA-binding protein 7-like, which produces MASADVEFRCFIGGLAWVTDDQALERAFSQYGNIIESKIISDRETRRSRDFGFVTFRNEQSMRDAIEGMNGQDLDGRNITVNQAQTRGGRGGGGGGYRSGGGGGYRGGGGGGYSRGGDCGYGSGGGGGGGGGGDRYSSWRN